The proteins below are encoded in one region of Sulfitobacter sp. SK012:
- a CDS encoding Smr/MutS family protein → MRRRRLAPEEVALWQQVAERTERLNQTRSFDPDTALPAPPAPALRKAKSVIMGKPQPKLKARPNDLIPAIDDQIRKSPVAMDQKSFGKLKRGKIKPEGRIDLHGMTLDRAHPTLTRFILSAHADGKRLVLVITGKGKQRDEGGPIPVRHGVLRHQVPQWLKMPPLSSAVLQIAQAHISHGGGGAYYVYLRRQR, encoded by the coding sequence ATGAGGCGGCGGAGGCTAGCGCCTGAAGAAGTGGCGCTGTGGCAGCAAGTTGCGGAGCGGACCGAGCGCCTCAACCAAACGCGTAGTTTTGATCCTGACACCGCATTGCCAGCACCACCAGCGCCTGCACTACGAAAAGCTAAGTCGGTGATCATGGGTAAGCCGCAACCAAAACTGAAAGCACGGCCCAATGATTTGATCCCTGCAATAGACGATCAAATCCGGAAATCCCCTGTCGCGATGGATCAGAAGTCATTCGGCAAACTTAAACGTGGCAAGATCAAACCCGAAGGCCGCATTGATTTGCACGGTATGACGTTGGACCGCGCGCATCCTACGTTGACTCGTTTTATTCTGTCTGCCCATGCGGATGGTAAGAGGCTCGTTCTTGTCATTACTGGCAAGGGCAAGCAGCGCGATGAGGGGGGGCCAATCCCGGTGCGCCACGGCGTTTTGCGCCATCAAGTACCGCAATGGCTCAAGATGCCGCCGTTGTCGTCAGCGGTCTTGCAGATCGCGCAGGCGCACATCAGTCATGGCGGCGGCGGTGCTTATTACGTCTATCTACGCAGGCAGCGGTAA
- the mltA gene encoding murein transglycosylase A — MAGPSAADVRYDILSFEDLEGWVDDDHAAALAVFLSTCRDMKDPDWRALCSYADANPDPRSFFELLFRPVLIDDGSEAMFTGYFEPELDGALSRSSRYQYPIYKMPNEALSSSPWLTRRDILESGVMAGRGLEIAWVDDPVELFFLQIQGSGRVRLPNGGGLRVGYRGSNGHNYRSIGVELVRRGIYDAHQVSAEVIKNWVRRNPEEGRELLLHNNSYVFFREVSQVPADKGPLGAMNRSVTTMRTVAVDPAFVPLGAPVWIEKEGKKPLRRLMVAQDTGSAIKGSQRADVFFGTGDKAGRAAGELRDAGRMIVLMPIQRAYALLPEPAI, encoded by the coding sequence ATGGCGGGCCCCTCGGCTGCCGATGTGCGGTATGACATCCTGAGTTTTGAGGACTTGGAGGGTTGGGTCGACGACGATCACGCCGCTGCCCTCGCCGTCTTTCTCAGCACGTGCCGCGACATGAAAGACCCCGATTGGCGCGCGCTTTGTTCGTACGCTGACGCAAATCCCGATCCCCGCAGCTTTTTCGAGCTACTTTTCCGTCCCGTTTTAATTGATGACGGTAGCGAGGCTATGTTCACCGGATACTTTGAACCTGAGCTTGACGGGGCTTTGAGCCGTTCATCGCGTTATCAATATCCGATCTATAAGATGCCAAATGAGGCCTTGAGTTCTAGTCCATGGCTGACACGGCGCGATATTCTCGAAAGCGGTGTCATGGCGGGGCGTGGCCTTGAAATCGCTTGGGTCGATGACCCGGTTGAGCTTTTCTTTTTGCAAATCCAAGGCTCCGGTCGTGTTCGACTTCCCAACGGAGGGGGTCTACGGGTCGGGTATCGCGGATCGAACGGGCATAACTATCGGTCTATCGGCGTAGAGCTGGTACGGCGTGGTATCTATGACGCGCATCAAGTCAGCGCAGAGGTCATCAAGAACTGGGTGCGGCGCAACCCCGAGGAAGGCCGCGAACTGTTGCTTCACAACAATTCCTACGTCTTTTTTCGAGAGGTAAGTCAGGTTCCCGCAGACAAAGGGCCATTGGGCGCCATGAACCGGTCGGTTACCACAATGCGGACAGTTGCGGTTGATCCCGCATTTGTCCCGTTGGGCGCCCCGGTTTGGATCGAAAAAGAAGGTAAAAAGCCACTGCGTCGGTTGATGGTCGCCCAAGATACCGGGTCCGCAATCAAAGGATCACAAAGGGCGGACGTTTTTTTTGGCACCGGGGATAAAGCGGGCCGTGCTGCGGGTGAATTGCGTGACGCTGGCCGGATGATTGTGCTTATGCCTATTCAACGGGCCTACGCATTGCTTCCAGAGCCCGCAATATGA
- a CDS encoding Tim44/TimA family putative adaptor protein, which translates to MNSPLIQLLVLAGIAVFLILRLKNVLGTREGFEKPPVPLSDTTRRPGPALEVIEGGPDLDITDHVDEGSDEAKALAEMKRIEPSFHVGDFLGGARGAYEMIVMGYEHGDLDEIQPFLSEPVYESFVEGVSAREDQGLTIEANFIGVREMSLANATLDPKTNEAEITIRFVAELNSAVRDEGGDIIEGSLTEIKKQKDTWAFARIMGSDDPNWLLVSTDG; encoded by the coding sequence ATGAATTCGCCGCTCATTCAGCTTTTGGTGCTGGCAGGAATTGCCGTGTTCCTGATCCTACGCCTAAAGAACGTCCTTGGAACACGTGAAGGCTTTGAAAAACCGCCTGTGCCTCTGTCCGATACCACCCGCCGTCCCGGCCCCGCACTTGAGGTGATCGAAGGCGGACCTGATCTGGATATCACCGATCATGTCGATGAAGGCTCCGATGAAGCGAAAGCATTGGCTGAAATGAAACGGATCGAACCGTCGTTTCACGTGGGTGATTTCCTCGGCGGCGCGCGTGGTGCTTATGAGATGATTGTGATGGGCTACGAACACGGTGATCTAGATGAAATTCAGCCATTTCTCTCTGAGCCGGTCTACGAGAGCTTTGTCGAAGGCGTTTCAGCACGCGAAGATCAAGGTCTGACCATCGAAGCAAACTTTATCGGTGTGCGCGAGATGAGCCTTGCCAATGCGACCCTCGACCCCAAAACCAACGAAGCTGAGATAACAATCCGCTTCGTGGCTGAATTGAACTCGGCCGTGCGTGACGAGGGCGGTGACATCATTGAGGGCAGCCTTACAGAAATCAAAAAGCAAAAAGACACGTGGGCGTTTGCCCGCATAATGGGTTCGGATGATCCAAATTGGCTCTTGGTCTCTACAGACGGCTAA
- a CDS encoding FxsA family protein, with protein MWLLIAFIAVPVIEIALFIQVGGFIGLFPTLLIVVFTAMLGAYLVRSQGLMAMSEVRSSISDMRDPTESLMSGAMILFAGALLLTPGFFTDAVGFSLLVPQIRQALYHAIRARVKIQSFGQNAGAQPRGPGQRAKDGDVIEGDYVEIPEEDDAPKGPSGWTKH; from the coding sequence ATGTGGCTTCTGATCGCGTTTATTGCCGTACCGGTGATCGAGATTGCGTTATTCATTCAGGTAGGCGGGTTTATTGGGCTTTTTCCAACCCTGCTGATTGTTGTGTTCACAGCTATGTTAGGTGCTTATTTGGTCCGCAGTCAGGGCCTTATGGCCATGAGCGAGGTCCGATCATCGATTTCTGACATGCGTGATCCCACAGAATCTTTGATGAGTGGGGCCATGATCTTATTTGCAGGCGCACTCTTGCTCACGCCCGGGTTTTTTACGGACGCCGTTGGGTTTAGCTTGTTGGTCCCACAGATCAGACAAGCGCTTTACCACGCGATACGTGCTCGTGTGAAAATCCAGAGCTTTGGCCAAAACGCAGGTGCACAACCACGAGGTCCGGGCCAACGCGCCAAGGATGGCGATGTGATCGAAGGCGACTATGTAGAGATTCCTGAGGAGGACGACGCGCCCAAAGGGCCTTCCGGTTGGACAAAGCATTGA
- the secB gene encoding protein-export chaperone SecB, with product MAEAEAATPTAPQMRVLGQFIRDLSFENIMAQKGAPADVQPDVQMQINLEPKKRPAENQYETAIKLNVTSKAKDADTVLFALEIDYVGIFHIEGVPEDQMHPFLMIECPRMIFPFLRRIVSDITRDGGFPPLNLENIDFVTLYRNEVARLQAEQKGKADA from the coding sequence ATGGCTGAGGCCGAAGCAGCAACACCCACCGCACCACAAATGCGTGTGTTGGGTCAATTTATCCGCGATCTGTCATTTGAAAACATCATGGCACAAAAAGGCGCGCCAGCCGATGTGCAACCAGATGTGCAGATGCAGATCAATCTGGAGCCCAAGAAGCGCCCAGCAGAAAATCAGTATGAGACGGCGATCAAGTTGAACGTCACCTCAAAGGCAAAGGACGCCGATACCGTTCTTTTCGCACTAGAGATTGATTATGTTGGTATTTTTCACATCGAGGGCGTGCCAGAAGATCAAATGCACCCGTTCTTGATGATCGAATGCCCTCGGATGATTTTCCCATTCCTGCGCCGCATTGTCAGCGACATCACCCGCGATGGCGGCTTCCCGCCGCTGAACTTGGAAAACATCGATTTCGTAACGCTTTACCGCAATGAAGTCGCACGGCTTCAGGCAGAGCAAAAGGGCAAGGCAGACGCCTAA
- the dnaQ gene encoding DNA polymerase III subunit epsilon — protein MREIVLDTETTGFDPNSGDRIVEIGAVELMGHMATGKTFHEYINPERGMPDEAFQVHGLGDDFLRDRPKFAAVGQAFLDFIGESKLVIHNASFDIKFLNAELKWMGLPLIPWEQAIDTLAMARKKFPGSPSSLDALCRRFNIDNASRTLHGALLDSEILAEVYLELIGGKQPDFGLSTKPQQKAGETSTQWTPRSRPMPLPERITETENAAHAEFVSKLGGDVLWLKS, from the coding sequence ATGCGTGAGATCGTCCTTGATACAGAAACCACCGGATTCGACCCCAATTCGGGCGACCGTATCGTAGAAATCGGCGCGGTTGAGCTGATGGGCCATATGGCTACCGGCAAGACGTTTCACGAATATATCAACCCCGAGCGCGGCATGCCAGATGAAGCTTTTCAAGTTCACGGGCTGGGGGATGATTTCCTGCGGGATAGACCAAAGTTTGCAGCGGTGGGTCAGGCCTTTCTTGATTTCATCGGCGAGTCAAAGCTGGTGATCCATAACGCAAGTTTCGACATTAAGTTCCTCAATGCTGAACTGAAATGGATGGGTTTGCCTCTGATCCCATGGGAACAGGCAATTGATACGCTCGCCATGGCCCGCAAGAAGTTCCCAGGCTCACCTTCCTCGCTGGATGCGCTTTGTCGGCGTTTCAATATCGACAATGCATCGCGAACACTGCACGGCGCGTTATTGGACAGTGAAATTTTGGCCGAGGTTTACCTTGAGCTGATCGGCGGTAAGCAGCCTGATTTCGGACTTTCGACCAAACCACAGCAAAAAGCTGGTGAGACCTCAACCCAGTGGACGCCGCGATCACGCCCGATGCCTTTGCCAGAACGCATCACTGAAACAGAAAACGCCGCCCATGCTGAGTTTGTCAGCAAATTGGGCGGCGATGTGTTGTGGCTAAAGTCGTAA
- the coaE gene encoding dephospho-CoA kinase (Dephospho-CoA kinase (CoaE) performs the final step in coenzyme A biosynthesis.), with protein sequence MFLLGLTGSIGMGKSTAASMFADLGCAVWDADAAVHRLYAVGGGAVSQMKDAFPDAIVDDAVSRPALKEIISLNPAALKQIERIVHPLVAQDRAEFISQATTDIVVFDIPLLFETGGNIAMDATACVFVNDDVQEARVMERGTMTYDQFMSIRAKQIPAAEKCKLADYVIPTDTLEEAAREVHNIVMKIRSQLSHA encoded by the coding sequence ATGTTTCTGCTGGGTCTCACAGGATCGATCGGTATGGGGAAATCGACGGCCGCTTCGATGTTTGCTGATTTGGGCTGTGCCGTTTGGGATGCGGACGCCGCCGTGCACCGGCTTTACGCGGTTGGAGGTGGTGCTGTATCGCAGATGAAAGATGCTTTCCCAGATGCAATTGTGGACGATGCCGTTTCGCGACCCGCGCTCAAAGAAATCATCTCGTTGAATCCGGCCGCGCTCAAGCAAATCGAGCGTATCGTGCACCCCTTGGTCGCCCAAGACAGGGCCGAGTTCATTTCACAGGCCACCACTGATATCGTCGTTTTTGACATCCCCCTATTGTTTGAAACCGGCGGCAATATCGCTATGGATGCCACCGCCTGCGTTTTTGTGAATGATGACGTTCAAGAAGCCCGCGTAATGGAGCGAGGCACAATGACCTATGATCAATTTATGTCGATCCGGGCCAAACAGATACCAGCTGCGGAAAAATGTAAGCTTGCAGACTATGTAATCCCTACTGATACGCTTGAAGAGGCCGCACGTGAGGTCCACAACATTGTTATGAAAATCAGGAGCCAACTGTCCCATGCGTGA
- a CDS encoding shikimate dehydrogenase, whose product MKDPSAAPQRIPIAGVIGCPIAQSKSPQIHRHWLKTYGIAGHYIPMHVEVCDLKTVLETLPKMGFVGANVTIPHKESVLELADLVTDRATLIGAANTLIFRKDGKLQADNTDGYGFTENLRHNAPTWDPSSGPAAVLGAGGSARAVIASLIEAGVPEILLSNRTRVRAERLKSDFGSRLKIFDWVQAGNMLDEAALVVNTTSLGMIGKSELRVPLDGLRAGTVVTDLVYAPLKTSFLETAEQMGCVTVDGLGMLLHQAVPAFERWFGRRPEVDRATRAAALR is encoded by the coding sequence ATGAAAGACCCCTCAGCGGCCCCGCAACGTATACCAATTGCCGGCGTAATCGGGTGCCCTATCGCGCAATCCAAGTCGCCACAAATACACCGCCACTGGCTTAAGACCTACGGTATTGCTGGCCACTACATTCCAATGCACGTTGAGGTGTGCGATCTTAAAACGGTACTAGAGACGCTCCCTAAAATGGGCTTTGTTGGTGCTAACGTCACAATTCCGCACAAAGAGTCCGTGCTGGAGCTTGCAGATCTGGTGACGGATCGGGCAACCCTGATTGGTGCCGCGAACACGCTTATTTTCCGCAAAGATGGAAAGCTGCAGGCAGACAACACTGACGGATACGGTTTTACAGAGAACTTGCGCCATAATGCACCCACTTGGGACCCAAGTTCCGGCCCCGCCGCGGTTCTTGGGGCCGGCGGTTCTGCCCGCGCGGTCATCGCTTCTTTGATTGAAGCCGGTGTTCCGGAAATACTTTTGTCGAATCGGACACGCGTCCGCGCCGAGAGGCTTAAATCTGATTTCGGCAGTCGTTTGAAGATTTTTGACTGGGTGCAAGCAGGCAACATGCTGGATGAAGCCGCACTTGTGGTAAATACCACATCGCTTGGCATGATTGGCAAAAGTGAATTGCGTGTTCCATTGGACGGTTTGCGCGCCGGTACAGTTGTGACTGATCTCGTTTACGCGCCTCTAAAGACATCGTTTTTAGAAACCGCAGAACAGATGGGCTGCGTTACTGTCGATGGCCTTGGTATGCTCCTACATCAGGCGGTGCCTGCGTTTGAACGTTGGTTCGGTCGCCGTCCAGAAGTAGACCGCGCCACACGTGCTGCCGCTTTGCGCTGA
- a CDS encoding Maf family protein — protein sequence MASQIILASGSKIRSQLLHQACVPHQVIIARVDEEMIKDAMIAESAPPRDIADALAGLKAAKVSEKNPGALVIACDQVLDFAGQMFSKPKNQTEAIAQLKTLRGNRHMLLSAAVIYEDGKPLWRHVGQVRLRMREASDDYIDDYVTRNWDSIQHAVGAYKLEEEGVRLFTSVEGDYFNVLGMPLLEILNYLTLRGDIAQ from the coding sequence ATGGCGTCGCAGATCATACTTGCCTCAGGTTCCAAAATTAGGTCGCAGCTTTTGCACCAAGCATGCGTACCGCATCAGGTGATCATCGCTCGGGTTGATGAAGAGATGATCAAGGACGCGATGATCGCAGAATCTGCACCACCCCGGGATATTGCGGATGCGCTTGCCGGGCTGAAGGCAGCTAAGGTTAGTGAAAAGAACCCCGGTGCCTTGGTCATTGCATGTGATCAAGTTCTTGATTTCGCCGGTCAGATGTTCAGCAAACCAAAAAACCAAACCGAAGCCATTGCTCAGCTTAAGACATTACGTGGCAACCGTCACATGTTGTTGTCTGCCGCGGTGATCTATGAAGACGGCAAGCCTCTTTGGCGCCATGTCGGTCAGGTTCGCCTGCGGATGCGCGAAGCATCAGACGACTACATAGATGACTATGTAACTCGAAATTGGGACAGCATTCAGCATGCGGTGGGTGCCTACAAGCTGGAGGAAGAAGGAGTTCGGCTTTTCACCAGCGTCGAAGGGGATTACTTTAACGTTCTGGGTATGCCACTTCTGGAGATACTCAATTATCTAACCCTGCGCGGAGACATTGCTCAATGA
- a CDS encoding CopD family protein: MTDFLSLAYPWIKGFHIMAVISWMAGLFYLPRLLVHHTERVGLSGETHELFSMMEFKLSKVIMGPAMLATWFFGLLLVLTPGVVDWSAVWPWTKMLGVLAMSGFHIWLEGRVKSFGRGENTLSGKQYRMLNEVPTVLMIVIVLSVTVKF, from the coding sequence GTGACCGATTTTCTCAGCCTTGCTTATCCCTGGATCAAGGGTTTCCATATCATGGCAGTGATATCATGGATGGCCGGGCTGTTCTATCTTCCGAGGCTTTTGGTGCACCACACAGAGCGTGTTGGTCTGAGTGGTGAAACCCATGAGCTGTTTAGCATGATGGAATTTAAGCTTTCAAAAGTGATTATGGGACCGGCGATGTTGGCCACTTGGTTCTTTGGGCTGCTATTAGTTCTGACTCCGGGCGTTGTTGATTGGTCAGCAGTATGGCCTTGGACAAAGATGTTGGGGGTTCTGGCCATGTCTGGTTTTCATATTTGGCTCGAGGGGCGTGTTAAGAGCTTTGGGCGCGGTGAAAATACGCTCAGCGGCAAACAATACCGAATGTTGAATGAAGTACCGACGGTGCTGATGATCGTGATCGTACTGTCAGTGACCGTGAAGTTCTGA
- the rho gene encoding transcription termination factor Rho — MTTEIDTLNLADLKAQSPKNLLSMAEELEIENASTMRKGEMMFQILRERADEGWEISGDGVLEVLQDGFGFLRSPEANYLPGPDDIYLSPDMIRQHSLRTGDTIEGLIKAPDDTERYFALIEVTKINFEDPEKARHKVAFENLTPLYPDERMTMEVDDPTIKDRSARIIDLVSPIGKGQRALIVAPPRTGKTVLLQNIANSIEKNHPECYLIVLLIDERPEEVTDMQRSVKGEVVSSTFDEPATRHVAVSDMVIEKAKRLVEHKRDVVILLDSITRLGRAFNTVVPSSGKVLTGGVDANALQRPKRFFGAARNIEEGGSLTIIATALIDTGSRMDEVIFEEFKGTGNSEIVLDRKIADKRVFPAIDILKSGTRKEELLVDKIDLQKTFVLRRILNPMGTTDAIEFLVSKLKQTKTNSDFFDSMNT; from the coding sequence ATGACCACTGAAATTGATACACTGAACCTTGCCGATCTTAAGGCACAATCCCCTAAAAACCTTTTGTCGATGGCCGAAGAGCTTGAGATCGAGAACGCTTCGACCATGCGTAAGGGCGAGATGATGTTCCAAATCCTGCGCGAGCGGGCGGATGAAGGTTGGGAAATTTCGGGTGATGGCGTGCTTGAAGTCCTGCAGGACGGGTTTGGCTTTCTGCGTTCGCCTGAAGCGAACTATCTGCCAGGCCCAGATGACATTTATCTGTCTCCGGACATGATCCGCCAACATTCGCTGCGTACTGGGGATACCATTGAGGGGCTCATTAAGGCCCCTGACGACACCGAGCGTTACTTTGCCCTGATCGAGGTAACCAAAATCAACTTTGAAGACCCTGAGAAGGCGCGTCACAAAGTTGCCTTTGAGAACCTTACACCACTCTATCCGGATGAACGGATGACTATGGAAGTTGATGATCCGACGATCAAAGACCGCTCAGCACGGATTATCGATCTGGTATCACCGATTGGCAAAGGCCAGCGTGCATTGATCGTAGCACCGCCGCGTACAGGTAAAACGGTTCTACTTCAGAACATTGCCAACAGCATCGAAAAGAACCACCCAGAGTGTTACTTGATCGTGTTGCTGATTGATGAACGTCCCGAAGAAGTCACGGACATGCAGCGTTCGGTCAAAGGTGAAGTTGTATCATCAACATTTGACGAACCGGCGACCCGTCACGTTGCGGTGTCTGACATGGTCATCGAAAAGGCCAAACGCCTTGTTGAGCATAAGCGTGACGTTGTTATCTTGCTTGATTCGATTACGCGTCTGGGCCGTGCATTCAACACTGTTGTTCCGTCATCAGGCAAGGTTTTGACCGGTGGTGTGGATGCGAATGCTTTGCAGCGTCCTAAGCGCTTCTTTGGTGCGGCGCGGAACATTGAAGAAGGTGGCTCGCTGACAATCATCGCGACGGCCTTGATTGATACGGGTTCACGCATGGACGAAGTGATCTTTGAAGAATTCAAAGGGACTGGTAACTCTGAAATCGTGCTGGATCGCAAGATCGCGGACAAGCGGGTCTTCCCGGCGATTGATATTCTGAAATCTGGCACCCGCAAAGAGGAACTGTTGGTTGATAAAATTGACCTGCAGAAAACCTTTGTGTTGCGCCGAATTCTGAATCCAATGGGAACGACAGATGCGATTGAATTCTTGGTATCCAAATTAAAGCAGACAAAAACGAATTCAGACTTCTTTGATTCGATGAATACCTAA
- the mnmE gene encoding tRNA uridine-5-carboxymethylaminomethyl(34) synthesis GTPase MnmE: protein METIFAQATAMGRAGVSVVRISGPNAQCACLALAGDVPKPRFAAYRKLWGADGDFVDQALVFFFESPASFTGDDVVELHLHGSIAITRRILTELSLMEGFRLAEPGEFTRKALENGKLDLTQVEGLSDLIDAETEAQRKQALRVLDGELGAQVEIWRSKLIRAAALLEATIDFADEDVPVDVSSEVRDLLGGVRQDLEGQIAGTSAAERIRLGFEVAIIGEPNVGKSTLLNRLAGREAAITSNIAGTTRDVIEVRMEIGGLPVTLLDTAGIRESSDEIEKIGIDRALSRAGNADLRVVMLEQGSAAPVRLETSDIVIHPKADLTGEPFPFVSGLSGSGIDELLARIGQRLTEMAAGAGLATHLRHSQAMTDALVGLLACLELLDSGPDAYDLAAEELRIGVRSLEALVGLIDVETLLGEIFANFCVGK from the coding sequence ATGGAAACGATTTTTGCGCAGGCGACAGCGATGGGCCGAGCGGGTGTTAGTGTTGTCCGAATTTCGGGCCCTAACGCCCAATGTGCATGCCTGGCCCTTGCCGGTGATGTTCCAAAACCGCGATTTGCTGCGTACCGAAAGCTATGGGGCGCAGATGGCGACTTTGTTGACCAAGCGCTCGTATTCTTTTTTGAGAGCCCAGCCAGCTTTACAGGCGACGACGTTGTCGAACTTCATCTCCACGGCAGTATCGCGATTACTCGGCGAATTCTGACAGAACTATCGTTGATGGAGGGCTTTCGACTGGCCGAACCAGGTGAGTTTACACGCAAGGCATTAGAAAACGGAAAGCTGGACCTAACACAAGTCGAAGGCCTTTCTGACTTGATTGACGCGGAGACAGAGGCGCAAAGGAAGCAAGCGCTGCGCGTTTTGGACGGGGAATTGGGAGCGCAGGTTGAAATTTGGCGTTCAAAGCTCATACGCGCAGCAGCCCTTTTAGAGGCGACAATCGACTTTGCGGACGAAGATGTTCCTGTTGACGTTTCAAGCGAGGTCCGAGATTTGCTGGGTGGCGTCAGACAGGATCTGGAAGGGCAAATTGCGGGGACCTCTGCAGCGGAACGGATCCGATTGGGGTTCGAGGTTGCCATCATTGGTGAACCAAATGTGGGAAAATCAACGCTACTTAATAGACTTGCGGGTCGAGAGGCTGCGATTACATCTAACATTGCGGGGACTACCCGTGACGTAATTGAAGTCCGAATGGAAATCGGCGGCCTGCCGGTCACTTTGCTGGATACGGCTGGAATTCGTGAAAGCAGCGATGAGATAGAGAAGATTGGTATTGACCGAGCGTTATCGCGTGCTGGGAACGCTGATCTGCGTGTTGTCATGCTGGAGCAAGGATCTGCGGCTCCGGTTCGTCTAGAGACCAGCGATATTGTTATTCACCCTAAGGCCGATTTGACTGGCGAGCCGTTCCCGTTTGTATCCGGTTTGTCTGGTTCCGGAATTGACGAACTTTTGGCCCGGATCGGTCAGCGGCTGACAGAAATGGCAGCTGGCGCTGGGCTTGCAACTCATTTACGGCATTCTCAAGCCATGACAGATGCATTGGTCGGCCTATTGGCTTGTCTGGAGTTGCTAGATAGTGGTCCAGATGCTTATGATTTAGCGGCAGAAGAACTTCGGATTGGCGTTCGCTCGCTTGAGGCTCTTGTCGGGTTGATTGATGTTGAAACTCTGCTTGGCGAAATTTTTGCCAACTTTTGTGTTGGAAAGTGA